Below is a window of Campylobacter canadensis DNA.
TAAATCATTTACTAATTTTTCATCTTTAAAAATTTCTTTTAGCTCTTTTTTGCTAAAGTCTTGTGCAAAATGTGAAATTTCAATTCTTTTACTTAAATATCTATTAAAAAGCTCACTTTGCAAAGCACTTATTAAAAACTTATTTAATTTATGATTTTTAAATTTTATTTTATTTTTTAAAATATCTTCTCCGCTTTGAGCGTTATTTTGTTCTTTACCAAAACGCTGATAGCCAAAATAATTAGGATATCCTTGCTTTGCTATTTTTGTAAATACTTGTTCAAGTTTTAAAGCATCTATTTTATTTACTTTTTTTAATCTAAGAAAAAATGAATTTCCTTTTAAATGTCCTAGTTTAATCTTATTATTATGTGTAAAAGTATCAATAATCTTACATTTTTCGTGTGAGAAATTTTTTAATTCTTTTTCATACTTTTTTGGCATTGAAATGTATTGATAAGTAAGTCCTAGCTTATCTTTAAGCCCTGCATAGCCAAAGTCTTTTTGTTTTACTCCTGTTGCTGCACTTAAATCTTTTAATAAATCATTTGTAGTTAAATCTTTTTTTTGAATATGTAAGATTAAATGTTCACCATTTTGTGAAAATTCATACATAGGAATTTCTCTTACAACAAAATCTTGAGAATTTTTTGAAAAATGAACATTTATTTTTGAATGTTTGTTTGCTCTTAAATTCATAATTTTTCCTTTTTTTTAAATATTTTATAACATTTTTTTGATATAAAAGCGAATAAAAAAGGAAGAAAAATGAAAAAAATTATTTTTAGAATTTTTAGATTTGATGCAAAAAGAGATTATGAGTTTTATCTTAAGCCTTATGAAATAAGCAAAGAAGATATTTTAGACACTTTTACTTTATTTGATATTTTAAAAATAATAAAAGAACAAGATATGTATTTTAATCTTCCTAAAACAACAAATTATGTAAGAATTGAAAATAAAATTATAAGTTTAAATACAAATGCTTTAGAGCTTATAAATTCTTTTGGTGATGATATTAGCATTTATGCTATTAGTGAAAAAAGAGCTTATCTTGATTTAGATATTAACGAAGATGATTTTTTAGATAAATTTAAATATTTTAAAAATCTTTGTGATGAAAGCGATTATGAGCTTTATAAAACATATAACTTTTTATATTATGCAAGTAATTGCATCGAATTTAATGAAAATTATTTAGGCGATAGTGCCTTTATTTTTGCTAAAAAGATGTGTGAAAAATATCCACAAAAAGAAAAAGAATTTTTAGAAATTATTAAAAACAAAGAAGGTGGGATAGAATACGCATTTAATTTAGAACCTTTTTTATTTAAAGATGCAAATAAATATGAAGATATTAAAAACGAACTTAAACAAAAGGCTTTACAATGATTACTTTAATTAATGATGATTTTTCATATTCTGCTTTACTTGAACAAGAATGTAGAAAGGTTAATTTTGACTTTGATTATTTTAAAAGCGAGTTTAATAAAGAAAATTTACAAAATAATCTTGATAAAATTGCAAGCAAAGAAGCTTATATTTGCGACCAAGCCTTAGCAACATTAGACAAAAGTAGAAAAAATATTTTATCTTTATTTGAAAATATTGAAGTAAAAACCTTTTTTACTGATTTTAATGTAGCTATTTATGATGCTTATAATAAAGATTTTTTACATTATTTTGCAAAAAAAGCTAAGGCAAATATTATAAATTACAAATCAAGTGAATATGAAAACGCAGCTAGAATTTTACATTTAAATAAAGATTTAGCCTTTAAATATGCTTCAAATATTATTTTAGACGCATACGATAATGGAGCTGATTTTATGCTGGTTGCAGATAGCATTAGTTTTAAAATTTTTGATACTTTTTCTAAAGATTTGATGAGAGCAAGTAATAGAGACTTTGATGATTTTTATATTTTACATTTAGCAGAATTTTTATCTCTTTGTAAAACAAAAATTCCAGATAGTCTAAAACAGCATCAATTAAAGGTAAGCCTTGTATGAAAATTGCCATTAAGTGCAAAAATTTACTTTTAGAAAAAACCTTAATTCTTATGTTAAAAGATAAAATTTGTGGAATAAAAGACTGCGATTTTATAATTTGTGATGAAAAAATAAATAATAATAAAGCACAATTTTTAATTTCATATTCATCATATTCACACATAAAAACACCTTTTACTAAAAAAGAATTATTAGACGCACTTATGGAATTTTATAGCTCAATAAAACAAGAAAATTATAATAAAAATAGTTTTGAAGCAGAGCTTGATAAATTGCTAAATAATTTTAAATATGATTTAATGAAGTTGATACAAAAACAATGAGAGTTCAAAGTGGTTTTTTAAAAGCAAAGGAGTTAAAATTTCCTAAATTAAATTCTACAAGACCGACTAAAAATATTGTAAAAGCTTGTGTTTTTAATGTTTTAAGAGATGAATTAAAGGAATTTGAATTCATTGAAGCTTTTGGCGGAAGTGCTTCAATGGCAGTAGAAGCAATTAGCAATGGAGCAAAAAAAGCTTATGCGATAGAATTAAATAAAGAGGCTTTTAATTGTGCTAAAGAAAATGCTAAAAATTTAAATATTGATGTTTATAATGCTGATACATTTAAACTATTACCTACTTTAAATATTAGCAAAAAAAGTATTTTATACCTTGACCCACCTTTTAATATTAGAGATGGCTTTTTAGATATTTATGAAAAAATAAAAGATTTATTTGAAAATTTTCAAAGCGAACTTGTAATCATAGAACATTCAAGCAAAATAGAAATTAAAAGCGAAAAATATTCTTTATTTAAATTCAAAAAATTCGGAAATACTTCTCTTTCTTTTTTTAGAATAAATTATTAACCATAGCTTTATAAAATAAAGTTTCATTTTCTAGTAGGGGTACGCTAACCGAAAGGAAATGGATAGAATTTTATAGGAGACTTTTATGAAAAAGTTAGTAACTTTAGTTATTTTAAGTTCTGCTTTATTTGCTGCTGAAGCACAAGCTGCAAATGAATTAGTTAAAGCATTTACTGTTTTAGCTGTTGGACTAGGTTTAGGTATTGCTGCACTTGGTGGTGCTGTTGGTATGGGTAACACTGCTGCTGCTACAATCGCAGCTACAGCTAGAAATCCTAGCATTGGCTCAAGCTTAATGAAAACTATGTTTTTATCATTAGCATTGATTGAAGCACAAGTTATCTATTCATTAGTAATAGGATTAGTGTTACTTTATGGTAATCCATTATTATAATAAAAAGGCTATTTTTAGCCTTTTAAGCGTTTATGGTGGAATGGTAGACACGCTATCTTGAGGGGGTAGTATCTTTTAGGTGTGCGAGTTCAAGTCTCGCTAAACGCACCATTGAGTGTAAAATAATTTTTAAGGATTTTAAAGTGAAAATATTAGTAGTTGATGATAGTTCTACAATGAGAAGAATAATTAAAAATACTCTTCAAAGATTAGGACACGAAGATGTTTTAGAAGCTGAACACGGAGTTGAAGCTTGGTCTATACTTTGCAAAGAAAGCGGTATTGATGTTTTAGTAACCGACTGGAATATGCCTGAAATGAATGGTTTAGAACTTGTAAAAAAAGTTCGTGCTGAAAAAAAATATGAAGATATGCCTATTATTATGGTTACAACAGAAGGTGGTAAAGCAGAAGTTATTACAGCACTAAAAGCAGGTGTAAATAACTACATAGTAAAACCATTTACCCCACAAGTATTAAAAGAAAAGCTTGAGGATGTTTTAGGTTAATTTATGAATAAAACTTATGAAGAATTAACTATATATACTAATAATATTGAGTTTTTAAGTGATTTTGTTTTTTCTTTTGAAATAGATGTTATTGAAGAAAAAAATGATTGTATAGTTATACGCTCTGACAATTCACTAAATAATTTAATATTTGCATTAAATGAATTAAAAAAAAGATTAGAAGACAACAACATAAATATCTTAATTAATCACAAGCTTGAAATTAAAGAAAATAAAGATTGGATAGATGAATATAAACAAAGCATAAAAGCAATAGCAGTAGATAATGTTTATATTCATACCACTTGGCAAGAAGAAAAAGAAGGTTTTATAAATATAAAAATAGACCCTGCTTTAGCCTTTGGCTCTGGACATCACGAAAGTACGAATTCT
It encodes the following:
- the truD gene encoding tRNA pseudouridine(13) synthase TruD; the encoded protein is MNLRANKHSKINVHFSKNSQDFVVREIPMYEFSQNGEHLILHIQKKDLTTNDLLKDLSAATGVKQKDFGYAGLKDKLGLTYQYISMPKKYEKELKNFSHEKCKIIDTFTHNNKIKLGHLKGNSFFLRLKKVNKIDALKLEQVFTKIAKQGYPNYFGYQRFGKEQNNAQSGEDILKNKIKFKNHKLNKFLISALQSELFNRYLSKRIEISHFAQDFSKKELKEIFKDEKLVNDLKEQEHFFKLFDNELFEHYPFGKLFNENLQNAKERFLKQDISPSALILGANPRFNSGYLFELEQEIFKDYIELLQNQNGSRRYLWSFLQNASFKYNEELAHFCIEFTLQKGSYATVVLSELLNDEIIF
- a CDS encoding DUF5644 domain-containing protein; protein product: MKKIIFRIFRFDAKRDYEFYLKPYEISKEDILDTFTLFDILKIIKEQDMYFNLPKTTNYVRIENKIISLNTNALELINSFGDDISIYAISEKRAYLDLDINEDDFLDKFKYFKNLCDESDYELYKTYNFLYYASNCIEFNENYLGDSAFIFAKKMCEKYPQKEKEFLEIIKNKEGGIEYAFNLEPFLFKDANKYEDIKNELKQKALQ
- a CDS encoding ornithine carbamoyltransferase; translated protein: MKIAIKCKNLLLEKTLILMLKDKICGIKDCDFIICDEKINNNKAQFLISYSSYSHIKTPFTKKELLDALMEFYSSIKQENYNKNSFEAELDKLLNNFKYDLMKLIQKQ
- the rsmD gene encoding 16S rRNA (guanine(966)-N(2))-methyltransferase RsmD, encoding MRVQSGFLKAKELKFPKLNSTRPTKNIVKACVFNVLRDELKEFEFIEAFGGSASMAVEAISNGAKKAYAIELNKEAFNCAKENAKNLNIDVYNADTFKLLPTLNISKKSILYLDPPFNIRDGFLDIYEKIKDLFENFQSELVIIEHSSKIEIKSEKYSLFKFKKFGNTSLSFFRINY
- the atpE gene encoding ATP synthase F0 subunit C, which translates into the protein MKKLVTLVILSSALFAAEAQAANELVKAFTVLAVGLGLGIAALGGAVGMGNTAAATIAATARNPSIGSSLMKTMFLSLALIEAQVIYSLVIGLVLLYGNPLL
- a CDS encoding chemotaxis response regulator CheY; amino-acid sequence: MKILVVDDSSTMRRIIKNTLQRLGHEDVLEAEHGVEAWSILCKESGIDVLVTDWNMPEMNGLELVKKVRAEKKYEDMPIIMVTTEGGKAEVITALKAGVNNYIVKPFTPQVLKEKLEDVLG